TTGCTGTATTGTATTTGTGAATGAAGTTTACGTTTCAATAATGGATGAAAGTACATTGTTTattgttctgtaaaaaaaaatatttttaatcacattttattccaaaaatatgtttctgtaaaaaaaagaaagaaaatccttaTCATCTGATTTCCTTTCTGGCTATCAGATATATTCTTTTAATGTGACTGTATTTGATATTTCACACCTCTGCATGCTCTGCTCGTCTCGTGCTGCTCCACACGTCCACACTTCCATGGTCGTTGGCTTGAATCTGCCCGTGAGCTTGAgtaccatctctctctccactgccgTCCGCCTCTCGCTGGGCTTTCATGGAAAGACAAACGAGGCTGCATCAAACGCAGTGTCGGTGTCCTGTACGCCGCACTTATTATGGGTACCTCTGCGGGCTCCTATGGCAACCTTTGTCAGATAATCCTCTCATCTTTCTTATAGGCGCAGTCGTGATGAATATACAACACAATGGCGCCTATTTTGCTACGGCTTGTTGGTTGTATTGGCATGGAGCTGAATCTCCTATGTGCATGTCTAACACTAATTCTTTGAGTCctgttctttttgttgttgtcgtcacaGACTATATTTAATGCAGCTCAACTGCAGCGTGTGGACATTGTGCATGATATTCGTTGTCTTCCAGGGGTATGAgggataaagaaaaaacacaacttgatTTCCTTTAACACagatttctctctgcagtgcaCAATTGCGTAGTTGTATATTGTGAGTACATGCAGGGGGGTGGACAAaataccagaaaatattcaatatcaTATATTAGTTCTGCAGAAAATGACttaatttatttgttgaaaCTAACAGAAGTTCAGCtcggccattttttttttcatgtttcttaaTATTGTTGCAAAGCTAATCTCTCGGAAGTGTTCACTGGAAAGTTGCTTCCTGTTTTATGCGATGAGGATCTGGTTATGTGGCAAAACTAAATGACGACATATGAAATACCTTAGAAGCAATAAGAGGCCTTAGAAAAAATGAGCAAAGAGTTGAATTAACACCTCTGACACTGTCAGACATTTAACATAACTAACTGCTATTGTACAGTATTGTGAGGtgtctattattttgtccactccCCTGCAGGCTTAGccccttttttaaactttggttTCACAGTCGACTGAAATGTTTAGTCTATTTAGAGTCGAAGATATGGTGAGGGACCGTAAGACATGAGACACTAAGTAGGTGTAGTGAGTAACTCGTGTGTGGGTCGTTCCATCTGGGCTGTTGTGCAGGGGTGTCCTGTGGCCCCCCACTCCACGTGGCCAACGGGGTTGTGCGGGGGGCGGTGTTCCAGTTCGGGGACGTGGCGGCATACTCGTGTTTTGGCGGCTACGCCATGGAGGGCGTTGGAAGGAGCAGGTGTCTGGAGAACGGCACCTGGACGCCGCCTCCCACATGCAGAGGTAGAGAGAACACAGAGGGGGGGGACTCTTGCCCCTTTATCCCCAGGACGCTTCCGCTTCAGCTGACTATCGCTTTTTCGCACATGACGCCGTGCAGCTtctcagctttaaaaaaaaccctgaaattCTTTCCTGGACTCCTGTGGTCAAACAAGGCAGCCCCCACTGCTGTGCTGTGACCGaagcctctttctctctctcatgtacTTTCTGTAGCCTGGATCCAGTCCTGTTCAAGGCAAAATCCACCTTTAGACCAAGTGACCAATTCaaatctccatttttttccatccaaaTATTACGTTGATCGCACGGATACAGAAACCGCCACTGATTCTCATGCGACAtgaaattcaaatatttaccctcagcaaatgaaaaaaacgatGGGCTGAATCCAGGCTGGCCTTTACCTCAACAGCTTTTGCGTTTTTAATACAGAAGTGCACAAACGTGAAAACGCACACTGGTGGGTTCCCCCTGTCAACGTCTATGACTTTTGAGTTTGTGCGGAGGAGTGtaacctgcagtgtgtgtgtgaatgccgGCTTTGTGCATGAGGTTGCATGGCCGCCAGATGATCTAGAGGCTGTGcagtagaaataataataatctaaattTACTGGAAGGTGAGACGATTGATCTTGTGATATGGTAGAGTAACAATGTCTCTTTCCACATTTGGATTTGCAAGTTGTGTATACGTACGTGTCCATCAACATTCCTCTAActccaaactgttttttgtgtgtgtgtgtgcgcgtctccGTCAGCTGTGTGCTGGCTGCAGTGTCAGAACGGAGGTGTGTGTCAGCGGCCCAACACCTGCTCCTGCCCCGAGGGCTGGATGGGCCGACTCTGCGAAGAGCGTGAGTATTTAATCAATGCCCATCTGTCACTACTGTTGACACTAGTATCACTAagttttttgtgtggttttttttacaacacaagCTCAAACAAACGCATGCGGCATGACCGGCTCGCTAAGCAGGTTTTTATCAGACAATGGAGCACAAAGAGGGTCTgagatcttcttcttttttttttgctcacacatcacatgatgttaaaggggcagtaattCAATAATCACCAAAGATCACACAAGATTGGAAACTGATGAGATATTGATAgaaaaaggaagggggggggtggATCAATATCAACAGTAGGTTacttcagaaagtattcagaccccttcactttCCATCACATTATTATAAATGATGTATTTCAGTTTTGATTTCTTTAACATTTGCAATCTTTCCAAAAACACGTAAAACCTTAAATCGTGGTCTGAATTCTTTCTTAACCACCGCAAATATAACTTCCTAATTTTTCTCTGGCTCAGTCAAAGGTTTTTAGCTACTGTATGCTAATGTCAAAGCTTCATGAGTGATAATATCTATTTCAGTCTGTACTGACTTAAGTATTTCAACAACCATTGTGTCCgtggatggattgccatgaaatgaATTCACATGCGTGATCCCCAGATGATAAATCCTGACTTTCACGAATTTAGATGACTTCCTGTTCCTgctcaccccccctctccccctcccttctttAATGACAGCTATCTGCATCCTGCCGTGCCTGAACGGAGGCCGCTGCGTGGCGCCCTACCAGTGCGAGTGTCCCAGCGGGTGGACGGGCACACGCTGTCACAGTGGTGAGTTCATGCGTGAGTCATTGATGCTTACACAGGTTTAAGCCCGTACGTGTACGTGTGACCACACCTGCTGTGTAGAGCAAAAATGTATACACCTCGACGGAAATACTCATAAAGCTTTGAATTATCTGACAGAAAAAGGGGATCATCTCACCTAggactttttacttttaaatctATACTCCTGAAACATTTCTACTTCATTCAGTACCTAAAAAGGCTTTTTTGAATAAGAGTTCTAATGTTGTGTCACAGTGAATGAGGGTTTTTTGATAACGGACGACATCAAGCAGGAAGAGTGGACGAGCACTtcaccatctgtctgtcatgACAGCGTGTTACAGGTTTTGTCCTCTGAAGAGCTCGAAGCGAGCGACACATTAACCAGGAGATGAATCAGCACACATTTAAAGGGTAGTTCCACCaagacatatatatttattttcagcagcagcatattTGTCTGAAGATCTTTCAAATGATAGGTTATAGTTTGTTGGGGAGTAGTGAtgtgtttaatataatattaatggTTGATTgaagttattttcatttccttatTGCCGGGAGAGTACTTTAGCACTAACCGACTACCCGACCATAAACGGCACACAGCACGTTTCCTGATTCCTCACACAATCTTTTGAACTTATCAGTGCTATATCTCACGAGGAAGTACCCGCAGTTACAATAATTATGATGacgacgtgtgtgtttgtgtgttttctatgCAGCGGTGTGTTCGTCACCTTGTCTCAATGGAGGCAGATGCATCAGGCCGAACAGATGTCACTGCAGTTCAGGGTGGAGCGGACACGACTGCTCCAGGTGACACCTGAcagacacattaacacactggaaaactttattgaaaagatgttggtttttttctagATCAAATGTTTAGAGTCTTACAGGAGAAGTCATGACAGtgaagaggaagcagcagcaacaaagcCCCAAAGTCACCGTGTTCATTTTAACCACAATCTCACAGTTGTTGTACCAATAACGTCCCGGCGAGTATTTACATGTCCACTTTATCATGGGTTGGGACGGGGATTCGATATCATGGTCGTGTTTGTGTCTATTATCGTACCTTAGCCACACAAACCTGGAAAAGTCGCTTTTCTTGTTGTAGACACTCAAATGTACGCTTATCAATATGTACTTTAAGAAAAGCTGTAAAAGTTTCTTTCATTCaggatgaaaaacaacagcGCCCCCACTCGCTTACTGTGAATCTATTCTGTTGATTTACTCCTGCTCGCTCTGACATGTTCCAGAGATTTAACggagggggctggcaggaaaaacgACACCTCCTCCAGAACAGTTTCATGCACGTCTGAAAGCACTGATGTTTCATTCAGTTCCTAATGGGCTCTTGCACATTTTTTGCGATTAGTCAACATTTTGCCCGAATCACGAgaactaaaaaaacatttcttctttccttctcatGCAGGAAAAGGAAATCAGGATACTATCACTTCTAAAAGTTCCCACTCCTCTCCGTGTGAATCGTCCTATGAAGGGAATTCTTGTATAGTTAACTGACACTTTAATTCTCATCTCTCCGCAAAAGGCAAAGAaccattttgtaaaataaagctgtattttttcatatagAGACTCGATAGTATTAAACGTATGCTGCTATATACTTGTACGATGTGTAAAAACTTATTGATGCAGTTGTCCAATGTATATGTGTAAACTATtctcacatttttattaaagCACAAAAAACAGTGTGTCAAGATTGTGTCATGTTGTGCCCAACGAACTGAAACGGTgctgaaatacacaaataataCCACAAACGCTCATGTAGCTCATCTTCATTTATCGATTCAACGTTGTTGCATACGTACCGTACAGAGAAATGTTCAAGAGGAAATTCCAATTCATGGTACAGAATTTAAAAAGTGATAATCACATCCGGTAACATGGACCTGGATCCGAGCGGACTACAACCAGGACATGAGTGGATCAAATATACTGCCGGTGTGGAATAGAGGAGCTGATGGTTATTGTGTATGGAATTAAACCTGGAATATTCTGAGGCCAACAGCGGCTTATGTAACAAGGTCGTGTGATGATTTGGTCTCTGGGAATTTTATTTCAACCTCCTCAGAAATTGGAGCAGCTTGTCTCGAATGGCACCAGTGAAGTGGTCCACCTGAAATACACGaagggggtaaaaaaataaaataaaatacattcattcaAATTGGATTTTGTGTTGACAAAGCGCAGAAGAATTACCAGACTCCGTGGAGGCTTTTTatcccttttattttattattcttacaCTAAACCTTTTTCTGTGAGATTTGCCTGCATCAGCCCGCTGAGCCTGGACTCTTGCTAACAAGGCATCCATCGTTTCTTCTGCTCTGCCCCGGAAGGACATTAGAGGTGAAAACAAAGCTGTTAAAGCCCGATCCACAGGCTGTTACTCCTTTCCTTTCAGACACATTACAACTTTAGTTCAAAGTATAACTGTCAATCTCTGCTCTTGCTGTAAAGTATATACCAGGGATGGCCCGATctgatattccatatcggtgTCGGGGCAATATGAAAATGATCGGAAgcaataagaagtaaaatccgatctgATTTATTACAGTAAACCTACCAAATAAGTGCCTATTTACGTAATGGCAGCataatttcatgtttcatgtttattatttaataaaaagtaaggagttaaattagttttttgcttgtttgaatggtgctgaccataaaaaaaatcctttaggggagttgaatatttgtttcacagttgagatggcaaaacacaaagtgcatcccgaacaatgcattattaatattgtattttacgAGCGGGGAAAAGATTGTTTCAGATTaatatcggatcggtatcggcagatgCTCAAGGTTGAAGGGTCTGTATCGCATTGGACACGAAGAAAaggtatcgtcccatccctgtACTCACCATATTTCCATTCTTGTAAAATTGGAATGTGGGCATGGCTGATATTTCGGAGGATTGAGCGAAATCCTGAAATGAACGGAAAGGGAACAACAGTCAGGTGGCTGATGCAACCGTATAGTACAGTGATCATACAGTACAATGCTTTATTGAAAATGACGCTTAAACCTGTTGTAAATACATGATTTTCAGATGTTAAACACGCTGCAGCGTTGCCAGCTTTTACACGTACATAAGTTTTACACTAGTGGAATATGGAGGTCTTCCCTCTCGTCTTTGTTTAAGTGTGAggtcccacttttttttctttgagagttGAGTATTAAATGGCGACATTagccaaaacaataaaacatactATTACTTGTAATCCTTCTCCACAgatggactctctctctctctctctctctctctctctctctctgtcacgtgtgtgtgtgtgtgtggttgacaCACCGTCAACAGGGGGAGGTCCAcaggagcaaacacacacttactctaGCAGCTTCGTCGACGTCCACCAGCAGGAAAACCACGTCACTGAACTCGGCGCTCTCTGACAGTTGCTGCAACGGAGAGGATCGGGTGAGCATCACGATAAAACGCACGAGAGACAATAATGTTTTGTGGTATTTTTGTCCCCCAGTGAAATAAAACtagacgagaagaaaaaaaaacaacaacctcataaaaattttttaaaaatggttgcATTAGTTAATTTTGATGAGCACAACCATCGCATTGCATTTCCATCAAAGGAGGCGTGTCCAACCACAAGAGGGGAGCGGCTTGACCAAGGGTTGCCGGAGCAACAACCTCCCTCCTCTAAAGAGATGCTCTTCATGGGCCTCAGGAAAAGAGCTCCTTGCATGCTTCCTTTGGTCCAACGATTTAAGAGCTCCTTTTAACCCCGTTAAAGGAGTCGTCCACTTACGTCATAATAGGGGCCGATCATTTTACAGGGCCCGCACCACGTGGCCTtgaaccccaccaccaccagtttGTCCCCGGCATCCTTCAGTTCTTTTTTGAACTGATCCTACaggaaataagaaaacagaGAATGGCGTCTTAGTTTTAGTCACTGCTCGATGATGTCAGGGATCAATGGCTGGTTACATATAAACCcttaatcattttcataataataactttgaagcttttactctgtgtgtgcaACAGTTTCTAGAACTTGGGGCTTTAGCATAGTACCACCAGACCGCATCATTTGTTTAAAGGTACACCACTTCCTGATTTGTGAACACTATATTTTAATTACGTCAGTCAATAGCATGAATCTTTATCAGGAATCCTTCAGAACATACATGTTCTCTATGTAGGCCTGCTGCTGTGCATATGAGGCATGTTATATTTTGACACTGCAAATGCCGTGGTCGTTTGAAAAGCGTTGTTGATCATGAGAACATTAAAATTGTGTACGATTGATAGAGATCCGGTGGACTCTGACGGTCTCCGTACTCCCTCGCATTCTTTTATCGGCCTTGTGGGCAGGGTTTATACAGGTAATGACAGCGTTAAccgcacaaacaaaaaactggttTTAAGATTGAGGGTAAACTAGAAATTAGAACAGGTTTACCGGGAAGTTAGTCCTGAATTGGGGAGCTGGAGCTCTTGTTTTCGAACCCAGAACCGTCTTAATGTGAGGCGACAGCACTGACCACtgcatgcatgtatgtatatatattttgagaCCAAATTAAGACATAAAGACCAGGAAACTGAACTCCTTaagatggagaagagaaaggaagaggtgCATGGGGACAGAGCAGGCACCCAGCGTTAAAACTTTTACTAATGTGTTTACAATGGCATGTCcagaacaataacaacaaaacataaataagtCACAACTTACCAAATTTAGCACATTTCTAACCATGGTGTCTGTGGAATGAACGCGTCTGCTGGACGAACAACAGGCGAATGTCTTTAAACAAGCCACACACCGCGCTTAAATCATCATCAGTCCAATAGCGGAAgtcactttaaaaataaaaagtctgcCTTGGTTTTGAGTTGTATAACTTGCTATACATGTGTTggggacttttattttgaaagttgttAGACATGTAATATTTTTCCTTGTCGCAGCTGTACAACTCAGTCAGTTCACTGCGGTTGGGTGGGGCCCTACATGATGTTAGataaaagtatttaaaacaattatctttgcatatttttaaaatccagtGCGTGTCATGTTGTGCTCAACGAACTGAAACGGTgttgaaatacacaaataatatCACAAACGCTCATGTATCTCAtcttcatttattaattcaacCTTGTTGAATACGTACCGTACAGAGAAATGTTCAGGAGGAAATTCCAATTCATGGTACAGAACTTAAAAAGTGATAATCACATCCGGTTTGAGTAAAATGTCTTAGATGGATCTGGATCTGAGCGGACTACAATAAGTGGATTAAAATTTACCGCCGGTGTGGAATAGAGGGACTGATGGTTATTGGGTATGAAATTAAACCTGGAAATTTCTGAGGCCAACAGTGGTTCCTGTGAAGATTATGTAACGAGGATGTGTGATGATTTGGTCTCTGGGAATTTTATTTCAACCTCCTCAGAAATTGGAGCAGCTTGTCTCGACTGGCACCAGTGAAGTGGTCCACCTGAAATACACGaagggggtaaaaaaataaaaaacattcattcaaattgGATTTTGTGTTGACAAAGCGCAGAAGAATTACCAGACTCCGTGGAGGCTTTTTatcccttttattttattattcttacaCTAAACCTTTTTCTGTGAGATTTGCCTGCATCAGCCCGCTGAGCCTGGACTCTTGCTAACAAGGCATCCATCGTTTCTTCTGCTCTGCCCCGGAAGGACATTAGAGGTGAAAACAAAGCTGTTAAAGCCCGATCCACAGTCTGTTACTCCTTTCCTTTCAGACACATTACAACTTTAGTTCAAAGTATAACTGTCAATCTCTGCTCTTGCTGTAAAGTATATACCAGGGATGGCCCGATctgatattccatatcggtgTCGGGGCAATATGAAAATGATCGGAAgcaataagaagtaaaatccgatctgATTTATTACAGTAAACCTCCAAATAAGTGCCTATTTACGTATATACTAAGCCTTGAGCGACGTTCCGGCAGCATCAtttcatgtttattatttaataaacagTAAGGagttaaatttgttttttgcttgtttgaatggtgctgaccataaaaaaaatcctttaggggagttgaatatttgtttcacagttgagatggcaaaacacaaagtgcatcccgaacaatgcattattaatattgtattttacgAGCGGGGAAAAGATTGTttcggatcggtatcggcagatactcaaggttgcagaaTCTGTATCGCATTGGACACGAAAAACaggtatcgtcccatccctataCTCACCATATTTCCATTCTTGTAAAATTGGAATGTGGGCATGGCTGATATTCCGCAGGATTGAGCGACATCCTGAAATGAACGGAAAGGGAACAACAGTCAGGTGGCTGATACAATCACACAGTACAATGATCGCACagttcaaagcttttttttaaatgaagcttaaacatgtaaatacacGATTGGTCAGCATGTGGTCACAATAAGCCAATAAATCTGTAATCGCTCTTTAACAGTGCTGTTAATGTTTAACGGCTAACTGGTTATTTATTCGCATTTTTATGTCCCGGTGCTCggcacagacaaagaaaaataattctccAGGATGGTTTGTTCTCACGTGAACAATTTGTGGCATTAACACAccgtcaaggggggggggggggggggggggggggtgcaaaaGAGCAAACGCGCTTACGTCAACTTTGTCGATGTCCAACTTCAGAAAAACCACCTCACTGAACTCGGCGTCCTCCGACAGTTGCTGCAACGGAGAGGGTCAGGTGCGCATCacaatgaaagagaaagagaaagagaaagtaatgaaaatgaaacctcTTGGttgcattatatatttttgatagGCACAACCATCACTTTGCATTTCCAGCAAAGGAGGCGTGTCCAACTAGAAGTGGGGAGTGGCTTGACAATGGGTTGCCGGAGCAACAACCTCCCCTCCACTCTTCAGACCCCTCAAGAAAAGAGCTCctttaaaaatttttttaaaaaccctgacAGACTACAGAcatttgattcataaaaactactgcaACTAcagtcatttcaaaaataaaacgcCTGCTGGAAGTTTGCCCTCCCTTAACATGgcttaattgaaaaaaagaaaatcaataaaaataaaaaaaaactttgcgaACACGCTTCCCTTGGTCCGACAATTTAACCACGTTAAAGGAGTCGTCCACTTACTTTATAATAGGGGCTGATCATTTTACAGGGGCTGCACCACGAGGCTGTGaagtccaccaccaccagcttgTCCCCGGCATCCTTGAGTTCTTTTTTGAACTGATCCTACGGGAAACAAGAATAGAGAGAATGGCGTCTTCTGAGAGCTGAGCCTGAAGCTTCTGTGGGGAGagtactgttgttgttgtggagttCTGTTTGAGTCACTGCTCGATGACGTCAGGGATCAATGGCTGGTTACATATAAACCTACAACATTGTCATAATGATAACCTGGAAGcttttactctgtgtgtgtgcaacagttTCTAGAACTTGGGCTTTAGTATAGTACCACCAGACTGCATCACGCATAGTTCAAACAATTTGAGCtcattaatataatttatataaacaCTGTACAAAATTCAATTAGAGGATTACTGTTCCCTCCTGTGTAGAATACTCCTTGTGTGGAGTTTTTCCTTCATTCAGAATCAGAAGAACCTGAAACCTCCTCGCCAGCTGATCAACACTTACCAGCTTCAGGTTATATGAAGTTAAGTGGctatttcctcctcctgcctgttTAAGCTGTTTCCAACCGCAACATCGATGCATATATTCtatgttttactgtatttcaactGAGCATGGTAAAAACGTGCTGGTGCAGAGCACCTGACAAACCTGATATGCTACAGCAGTGGCAATGCCTAAAGTTTGCAATGACCCCCGGGGGGGCCCCACCTGACTCTACCGGCTCCCGTTGCAAGTGACGTGCATGATtccaaaaaatgaagaggagttACCCTTCTGGAAGCGaaaaataaaggagaaaaaagaggacgaggagaaaaaaaaaaagcaagacagtgGTAAATAGAACAGATAATGATGATTAAATATAACACTACATAACTAAATGCTGCTTGTCTAAACCTAACTCCggaggagagacacttgaatGACGTGACTTCCGCGAGCATCACATTATTTCCTAGGTTTACTTTGACGTTTGGCGAGTGCATTGAAATGTATTGTTCATGTCTGTGGAGTCggcctgtggttttatgaaactgaaatcttcattaCGCTGTAAATGTAAAGACCTTAGTAGCCACAGTGCAGGCCTCCGGCACACAAGTGTCATCATCTGTATTGGAACTGTGTTCAATTGCATTCGCCCCTGAAATGTAAGTATTAAACCATTCATAGTTTTTGAAAAGATAgattatttataacataatgGTGATGAACGCTGGTTCGAGGGGGGCCCCCTTTTGGTGTTTTGCCTGGGGCCCCAACATGCTTTAGAATCGCCTCTgtcggggagggaggggagggagggtgggcgTGGTGGATTCTGTCTAAATTCCCGGAGTGAGTCCTCTCGCAATCTTCTGTCAGCTGTGTGCGCGTGGGCGGGGCTTAATGTTTTCAGGTGAGCCCAAGAGTGAACGACGCGAACTAGAACCGGTCGGAGCAGTTTGGGGATCGAGGGTGAGTTGGAACCGGAAAGCCCCCGGTTGGTTCGAACCCGGAACCTtctaacctctctctctctctctctctctatatatatatataaattcttTTTTGAGACAAAGACCCGGCAACTGAACTCCTTCAAAAAATAATGGAGCAAGAGACGGGAAGAGGCGCGCGTGGGCAGAGAGTTACAAGTGTGACTAATATGTTTCACAATGGCGTCGCCAGAAAGGACAACGACGACAAAAACACTCCACATGAAATCGGTCACAACTTACCATACTTTCCACTTCTGTGACCATGGTGGCTGTTGAGTGA
This region of Scophthalmus maximus strain ysfricsl-2021 chromosome 12, ASM2237912v1, whole genome shotgun sequence genomic DNA includes:
- the LOC118287842 gene encoding thioredoxin → MVRNVLNLDQFKKELKDAGDKLVVVGFKATWCGPCKMIGPYYDQLSESAEFSDVVFLLVDVDEAARDFAQSSEISAMPTFQFYKNGNMVDHFTGAIRDKLLQFLRRLK
- the LOC118287866 gene encoding thioredoxin isoform X2 — encoded protein: MAAGGVEAAAVRARCVKTLGRSVACCSPGRRVHSTATMVTEVESMDQFKKELKDAGDKLVVVDFTASWCSPCKMISPYYKDVAQSCGISAMPTFQFYKNGNMVDHFTGASRDKLLQFLRRLK
- the LOC118287866 gene encoding thioredoxin isoform X1 — protein: MAAGGVEAAAVRARCVKTLGRSVACCSPGRRVHSTATMVTEVESMDQFKKELKDAGDKLVVVDFTASWCSPCKMISPYYKQLSEDAEFSEVVFLKLDIDKVDDVAQSCGISAMPTFQFYKNGNMVDHFTGASRDKLLQFLRRLK